Proteins encoded by one window of Verrucomicrobiota bacterium:
- a CDS encoding UbiX family flavin prenyltransferase, with translation MKVVVAITGASGSLYAKRLLDELNPTAHEVHVALSSHANEVATEEIGGFNFPKGLKIHGDKSMQVPFVSGSARFDAMVVMPCSMGTLGRIAYGYSDSTICRAADVFLKEKRKLILVPRETPWNLIQARNVVSVMEAGATILPAIPSFYGRPQTVVEVVDTVVARVLDHLGLEHELVKRWKEKASPQDIN, from the coding sequence ATGAAAGTAGTTGTGGCTATTACAGGGGCGAGTGGATCTTTGTATGCGAAGAGATTATTGGATGAATTAAACCCTACTGCTCATGAAGTGCACGTTGCCTTGAGCTCACATGCGAATGAGGTGGCAACAGAAGAAATTGGGGGGTTCAATTTTCCCAAAGGCCTGAAAATACATGGTGATAAGTCTATGCAGGTTCCTTTTGTTAGTGGTTCAGCTAGATTTGATGCAATGGTAGTCATGCCTTGTTCAATGGGAACATTAGGACGCATCGCTTATGGCTATTCAGATAGCACCATTTGTCGTGCTGCTGATGTTTTTTTAAAAGAGAAGAGGAAGTTAATACTAGTTCCTAGGGAGACTCCTTGGAATCTTATTCAGGCAAGGAATGTAGTGTCCGTTATGGAAGCTGGTGCAACTATCCTTCCTGCGATTCCTTCTTTCTATGGAAGGCCTCAAACAGTTGTTGAAGTAGTGGATACTGTAGTAGCTAGGGTTCTTGACCATTTAGGTTTAGAACATGAGCTTGTGAAAAGATGGAAAGAGAAAGCATCTCCTCAGGATATTAATTAA
- a CDS encoding thiamine pyrophosphate-dependent enzyme translates to MIASSLETSQKKLLLQTMVMSRESDRREGILLRQGKGWFHIGSMGHEALAALALSLTPTDFLFPHYRDRALVMQRGLSVLELARGFFGKRDSSSGGRQLPSHFSDRLLNIWSMPSPTGANLLPACGTAWGMKLQGTDDAVLACVGDSGMRQGEFYEALAIAYELALPVVFVVEDNQYGISTFTGDSNPLRKGMFSKDFFIRVNARKVEEVYKVSQEALEKAREGSGPTLLWCDLDRISSHSSSDDHRLYRSADDIVKMDQLDPMEALALELMEESELAKEEWDDFKRELASKVEQDYWEAERSKDPRPNESFEQIRARPSEVEEDLFEPEDDSWRMIDTINRVFQKALEGDRKVVFFGEDIEEPMGGVFKLTEGLSGKFSDRVFNSPLAEATIMGMASGLASYGMRPVFELQFIDFVGPAWNQLVTNLSMLRWRTFGEWVCPAVIYAPYGAYLPAGGPWHSQSNEGSFAHIPGLEIVVPSTPEDAAGLMQSALNSSDPTLVLLPKHLLRRKFESKPVRTIPLGKCKILQEGDEVTVVTWGNCIEKVEEAVEKLQGAVSVEIIDLRSIVPWDKEAVMNSVKGTGRLLVVQEDSRSCSMGQLIICEISENAHLWERLIAPPKLLSREDVHIGYNPIYEYGVLPSIDQITSAISELMGGDSNAERSKTRLGAELTTNGKSHKDVSYTSPIKVPTIGEGLEEATVLKFFKQVGDFVKKDEPIYQLETDKAVVDVESPKDGVLGEWKVSENDVISIGAVIGHIQLHTALSHEKVTHTDEVRVTKPAVPVELKEIPVVELKDSSEDYDDLPLTAQQRVLANRLVRGNKLAVPATVFQDVEWAAVREARKGFKQNPETSGISSFALAAWCIVQAVKKYPTFRSSLPHQSVLRVYKNVHLGIAVSLPGDDLVTAVVENADTYGLKDFSKRMRSQVELARQGVDQARENVPLVLTSMSAFDIPRAIPVIVPPSVATLFLGTPDPKLEIKDGEVMSHEVVNLSLTIDHRVINGGGAAAFLNEVRDNLEGFEARPDIL, encoded by the coding sequence ATGATAGCAAGCAGTTTAGAAACGAGCCAGAAGAAGCTTTTATTACAGACAATGGTAATGAGCAGAGAGAGTGATCGCAGGGAGGGTATTCTACTGCGACAGGGAAAAGGGTGGTTTCATATTGGTAGCATGGGACACGAAGCACTAGCAGCGCTTGCTTTGAGCCTAACACCCACTGATTTTTTGTTCCCACATTATCGAGATAGGGCTTTAGTGATGCAGCGTGGACTCTCGGTTTTAGAGTTGGCGAGAGGTTTTTTTGGTAAACGAGATTCCTCAAGTGGAGGCCGTCAGTTGCCCTCACATTTTAGTGATCGCTTGTTAAATATATGGAGTATGCCATCTCCTACGGGCGCAAATTTACTGCCTGCGTGTGGAACGGCATGGGGCATGAAGCTACAGGGGACTGATGATGCTGTCCTAGCTTGCGTTGGTGATTCTGGTATGCGCCAGGGAGAGTTTTACGAAGCTCTTGCTATTGCGTATGAGCTTGCTTTACCGGTAGTTTTCGTCGTAGAAGACAATCAATATGGCATCAGCACTTTTACTGGGGACTCAAATCCTTTGCGAAAAGGGATGTTTTCAAAGGACTTTTTTATAAGAGTAAATGCCAGGAAAGTAGAGGAAGTCTACAAAGTCTCGCAGGAGGCTCTAGAAAAAGCAAGAGAGGGTAGTGGGCCTACACTTCTTTGGTGTGATCTGGATCGCATTAGCAGTCATTCGAGTAGTGATGACCACCGACTCTACCGCAGCGCCGATGATATAGTGAAGATGGATCAGTTGGATCCTATGGAAGCGCTTGCTTTAGAGCTAATGGAAGAAAGCGAATTGGCGAAAGAGGAGTGGGATGATTTCAAGCGAGAATTAGCATCTAAAGTGGAACAAGATTACTGGGAGGCAGAACGTTCCAAGGATCCTCGACCAAACGAAAGTTTTGAGCAGATTCGAGCGAGACCAAGTGAAGTGGAAGAAGATCTTTTCGAACCTGAAGATGATTCATGGCGGATGATCGACACCATAAACCGCGTTTTTCAAAAAGCGCTCGAAGGGGATAGAAAGGTTGTTTTCTTTGGCGAAGATATTGAGGAACCTATGGGTGGAGTTTTTAAACTTACGGAAGGCCTTTCAGGGAAGTTCTCGGACCGGGTTTTCAATTCACCTCTGGCAGAAGCAACTATTATGGGAATGGCGAGTGGTTTGGCCTCATACGGAATGCGGCCTGTATTTGAGCTACAGTTCATCGATTTTGTAGGTCCTGCATGGAACCAATTGGTTACCAATCTTTCTATGCTGAGGTGGCGAACTTTTGGTGAATGGGTCTGCCCGGCAGTTATCTATGCTCCCTATGGTGCCTATTTGCCGGCTGGAGGACCATGGCATAGTCAGTCAAATGAAGGAAGTTTTGCACATATCCCGGGCCTTGAAATAGTTGTTCCGAGCACTCCTGAGGATGCTGCGGGGCTTATGCAAAGCGCGCTCAACAGTTCCGATCCAACCTTAGTGCTATTGCCAAAGCATTTACTCCGTCGCAAGTTCGAGTCTAAGCCTGTAAGGACAATTCCATTGGGTAAATGTAAGATTTTGCAAGAGGGAGATGAAGTGACAGTGGTAACTTGGGGAAATTGCATTGAAAAAGTCGAAGAAGCGGTTGAAAAGTTACAAGGTGCTGTTTCCGTAGAGATTATAGATCTTCGTTCTATTGTGCCTTGGGATAAGGAAGCGGTTATGAATTCGGTGAAAGGCACTGGAAGGCTACTTGTTGTGCAAGAAGATAGTCGTTCCTGCAGCATGGGGCAGTTGATCATCTGTGAAATTTCTGAAAATGCTCATTTATGGGAGCGTTTGATTGCTCCTCCTAAATTACTTTCTAGAGAAGATGTGCATATTGGATACAATCCTATCTATGAGTATGGTGTGCTTCCATCAATAGACCAAATCACCTCGGCTATATCCGAGCTTATGGGGGGCGATTCTAATGCTGAGAGATCTAAGACCAGGTTAGGTGCGGAACTAACCACAAATGGTAAAAGCCATAAAGATGTAAGCTATACCTCACCTATAAAGGTTCCTACGATAGGGGAAGGCTTAGAGGAAGCAACTGTCTTGAAGTTTTTCAAGCAGGTGGGAGATTTTGTCAAAAAAGACGAACCTATTTACCAATTAGAGACAGATAAAGCGGTAGTAGATGTGGAGTCTCCTAAGGATGGGGTTTTGGGTGAATGGAAGGTCTCAGAAAATGATGTGATATCAATAGGAGCGGTTATAGGCCATATTCAACTTCATACAGCCCTATCTCATGAAAAGGTTACTCATACCGATGAGGTAAGGGTTACAAAGCCTGCCGTACCAGTGGAATTGAAGGAAATTCCTGTAGTGGAATTAAAGGACTCTAGTGAGGACTATGATGATTTGCCGCTGACTGCACAACAAAGAGTGCTTGCTAACCGGCTCGTGCGTGGTAACAAGCTCGCCGTTCCTGCTACAGTTTTTCAGGATGTGGAGTGGGCCGCAGTACGTGAAGCTCGTAAGGGCTTCAAACAAAATCCTGAAACATCGGGGATAAGTAGCTTTGCCTTAGCAGCATGGTGCATCGTCCAAGCTGTAAAAAAATATCCAACGTTTCGTAGTTCTTTGCCCCACCAATCAGTGCTGAGAGTTTACAAGAATGTTCATTTAGGAATAGCTGTTTCTCTTCCTGGAGATGACCTAGTTACTGCGGTTGTCGAAAACGCTGATACCTATGGTCTAAAAGATTTTTCGAAAAGAATGCGCAGCCAGGTTGAGCTTGCCAGGCAAGGAGTTGATCAAGCTCGCGAAAATGTACCTTTAGTATTAACCAGTATGTCCGCATTCGATATACCACGAGCTATCCCAGTTATTGTTCCACCATCAGTGGCGACTTTATTCTTGGGAACACCTGATCCCAAATTAGAAATAAAGGATGGTGAGGTGATGAGCCATGAAGTTGTCAATTTATCTTTAACAATTGATCACCGAGTTATTAATGGAGGTGGTGCAGCTGCATTTTTAAACGAGGTGAGGGATAATCTTGAAGGGTTTGAAGCAAGGCCTGATATTCTTTAA
- a CDS encoding sulfatase, whose translation MCLRSFAGFFRLVVILVSAYCLPAYGEKPLNILWLYSDDHSHNAISAYGSHLTELAPTPNIDLIAQKGVLFRNSFVTNSICGPARAVVLTGKHSHINGFTANGQNFDGNQQTFPKLLRKAGYQTALIGKWHLDSIPQGFDHWEVLPGQGYYYNPDFITEKGEHREEGYVTDLITDKGINWIKGRDKEKPFMLMLQHKAPHREWAPAIRHLKLFDDVTFPEPPTLFDNYEGRGRAAKEQDMTIAKTMHPGDLKINDVLEFSDKMHWTYEETIIRMERMTKDQYKSWWDAYGPKNKKMIEAKLEGKDLVRWKYQRYVKDYLRCIRAVDENVGRVLDYLEQSGLAESTVVFYSSDQSFYLGEHGWFDKRFMYEESLRTPLLACVPNQTFSGREITQMVQNLDMAQTLLEVAGVEAPGDMQGKSLLPLLEGQSPQDWRESIYYHYHQDVNTVHHVQPHYGVRGERFKLIHFDKIGEWEFYDLEKDPHELNSEYANPEYAADVSRMKKELNRLREYYKVPTS comes from the coding sequence ATGTGTCTTAGGAGTTTTGCTGGTTTTTTTCGTTTAGTAGTTATTTTAGTTTCGGCCTACTGCTTACCCGCTTATGGGGAAAAGCCATTGAACATTCTTTGGTTATACTCGGACGACCACTCACATAATGCCATCAGTGCATATGGTAGTCATTTGACCGAACTTGCTCCGACACCGAATATTGACCTAATTGCTCAGAAGGGAGTCTTGTTTAGAAACAGCTTTGTTACCAATTCTATCTGTGGTCCTGCTAGAGCAGTGGTCTTGACTGGGAAACATAGTCATATCAATGGATTTACGGCTAATGGGCAAAATTTTGATGGCAACCAGCAGACTTTTCCTAAGCTGCTGCGAAAAGCAGGCTATCAAACGGCGCTTATTGGAAAATGGCATTTAGATAGTATTCCACAAGGTTTTGATCACTGGGAGGTTCTGCCAGGGCAGGGCTACTACTATAATCCGGATTTTATTACCGAGAAGGGTGAGCACCGTGAAGAGGGCTATGTTACAGACTTGATTACGGATAAGGGAATCAACTGGATAAAAGGAAGAGACAAAGAGAAGCCTTTTATGCTCATGTTGCAGCATAAAGCACCTCATCGCGAGTGGGCCCCTGCTATACGGCATCTCAAGTTATTCGATGATGTGACTTTCCCTGAACCACCGACACTCTTTGATAATTATGAAGGAAGGGGCAGAGCAGCCAAAGAACAGGACATGACTATTGCGAAAACTATGCATCCTGGAGACCTTAAGATTAATGATGTCCTAGAGTTCAGTGATAAAATGCATTGGACTTATGAGGAAACGATTATACGTATGGAGCGTATGACTAAAGACCAGTATAAATCTTGGTGGGATGCCTATGGCCCAAAGAATAAAAAAATGATAGAGGCCAAGCTTGAGGGGAAAGATTTAGTTAGGTGGAAGTACCAACGCTATGTAAAAGATTATCTTCGGTGTATTCGAGCAGTAGATGAAAATGTAGGACGTGTCCTCGATTATTTAGAGCAGTCAGGTTTGGCGGAGAGTACTGTGGTTTTTTATTCCTCGGACCAGTCTTTTTATTTGGGGGAGCACGGTTGGTTCGACAAGCGCTTTATGTATGAGGAGTCGCTAAGAACGCCTTTACTAGCTTGTGTGCCTAATCAAACTTTTTCAGGAAGGGAAATAACCCAAATGGTGCAAAACCTCGATATGGCTCAGACTTTGTTAGAAGTTGCAGGTGTGGAGGCGCCTGGAGATATGCAGGGGAAGAGTTTATTGCCTTTATTGGAAGGGCAGTCACCCCAGGATTGGCGCGAAAGTATTTATTATCACTACCATCAGGATGTTAACACAGTGCACCATGTCCAACCCCATTATGGAGTGAGAGGAGAGCGATTTAAGCTCATTCATTTTGATAAAATAGGGGAGTGGGAATTCTATGATTTGGAAAAGGACCCCCATGAGTTGAATAGTGAATATGCTAATCCTGAGTATGCAGCAGATGTTAGCAGGATGAAAAAGGAACTAAATCGCCTCAGAGAATATTACAAAGTGCCAACTTCTTAA
- a CDS encoding type III pantothenate kinase, whose protein sequence is MNQYLLIDNSNTWTKYCFASPAKLSGIHRIETAKLAHSFLKNLKRKNPKASVIVSSVVPDKAKLIEQIWKPYQYRFVSHRIPLGIKIQYPNPSTIGGDRLANAVSVIHDYKLPAVVIDFGTAVTFDIISKDKAYLGGIIAPGLNAMTNYLHEKTALLPKLTLKAPKQIVGKSTVEAMRVGTFVGYRGLIKEILKEIKKELRSNTFSVIATGGQAEALAQQITQIQKVDPALTLNGLRYIANLNLTS, encoded by the coding sequence ATGAATCAATATCTCCTCATTGATAATAGTAACACTTGGACAAAATATTGTTTCGCATCACCAGCAAAGCTATCTGGGATCCATCGAATCGAAACTGCCAAGCTCGCCCATAGCTTCTTGAAAAATTTAAAACGGAAGAACCCGAAAGCTTCAGTCATTGTATCTAGTGTGGTTCCCGATAAAGCCAAACTAATAGAACAGATATGGAAGCCCTACCAATACAGATTTGTCTCACACCGTATCCCTCTAGGTATTAAGATCCAATACCCAAATCCCTCTACCATTGGAGGTGATCGCTTAGCTAATGCAGTTTCTGTCATCCATGATTATAAGCTTCCCGCTGTGGTCATAGATTTTGGAACCGCTGTCACCTTTGACATCATTTCTAAAGATAAAGCGTACCTTGGAGGTATTATTGCTCCAGGCCTTAACGCCATGACAAATTATCTGCATGAAAAAACAGCCTTGCTTCCTAAGCTAACTCTGAAAGCACCTAAACAGATAGTCGGTAAAAGCACTGTTGAAGCTATGAGAGTGGGAACTTTTGTCGGTTACAGAGGGCTGATTAAAGAAATTCTTAAGGAAATCAAAAAAGAACTCCGGAGCAATACATTCTCTGTCATCGCCACTGGGGGGCAAGCAGAAGCTTTAGCCCAACAAATCACTCAAATTCAAAAGGTCGATCCTGCTCTTACCTTAAATGGCCTTCGCTACATTGCAAATCTCAACCTTACCTCATAA
- a CDS encoding response regulator — translation MSQSPANLLTVKETAEYLRIPVPTVYYLVQRGQLPAIQIGGRWRIKKDPLDKEILKLEDAGAEPDASQSLAAKTGEKKILIVDDQQNVSDLLTMTFSNQGYTPDTAASGTEALNKLQSNEYDLVFLDLNLPDMAGEDIFEKAIEINPKIHVVIMTGFSTVESLERILGCGPVTVLQKPFKLEKLLHVTEVLLGKSETAEEK, via the coding sequence ATGTCACAGTCACCCGCTAATTTGTTAACAGTTAAGGAAACCGCAGAATATCTGCGTATTCCGGTTCCCACAGTCTATTACCTTGTTCAACGAGGTCAGTTGCCAGCAATCCAAATAGGAGGTAGATGGAGGATCAAAAAAGATCCCCTTGACAAAGAAATTCTTAAGCTTGAAGACGCCGGAGCAGAGCCCGACGCTAGTCAAAGTCTCGCTGCTAAGACTGGCGAGAAAAAGATATTAATTGTCGATGACCAGCAAAATGTATCTGACCTATTGACAATGACTTTCTCTAATCAAGGGTACACACCCGATACTGCTGCTTCAGGGACGGAGGCTCTCAATAAATTGCAGTCTAACGAATACGACCTTGTCTTCCTGGACCTGAACCTACCAGATATGGCTGGCGAAGACATCTTTGAGAAGGCTATAGAGATCAATCCTAAAATCCACGTCGTTATAATGACAGGTTTCTCTACCGTAGAAAGCTTGGAGAGAATCCTGGGTTGTGGGCCCGTTACAGTTCTGCAAAAGCCCTTCAAATTAGAAAAGCTTCTACATGTTACAGAAGTCCTACTCGGTAAATCTGAAACTGCGGAAGAGAAATAG
- a CDS encoding biotin--[acetyl-CoA-carboxylase] ligase: MKERKAPTLTDGALILSQLLKNTSYSIKELELKTGLDQSAVHEEIAALREIGFDIQHHPHRGYYINKLSDVITRDELQARLPYHTFTNRVQIFRTLDSTNQFLLREANRSSPPLRHGTTVIAEAQTQGRGRLKRSWESAANLGLWASFLFRPDEFHWTFEFYHRLTLIAAVALQRSIQKSTNISTNIKWPNDLLWNDCKVAGILTETSYQANASAFLVLGIGCNINHTKEDFPLELRGQATSLRLANDNKPIRRVELLTQLMKELENCFLQPWPKTLETWRSYCRSIGQRLTIKHQNEELHGQMLDINDDGHLILRTDNGKIVTINSGDVTTHTSSL; this comes from the coding sequence TTGAAAGAGAGAAAGGCTCCTACCCTAACGGATGGAGCACTGATCTTATCTCAGCTTCTAAAGAACACAAGCTACTCGATCAAGGAACTCGAGCTCAAAACGGGACTCGATCAAAGTGCTGTTCATGAAGAAATAGCGGCACTAAGAGAAATAGGTTTTGATATCCAACATCATCCGCACCGCGGATATTACATAAATAAGCTATCTGATGTCATCACTAGGGATGAGCTCCAAGCCAGACTCCCGTATCATACCTTTACTAATCGAGTTCAGATTTTCAGAACACTAGATTCGACAAATCAGTTTCTTCTAAGAGAAGCTAATAGAAGCAGCCCTCCTCTCAGACATGGAACCACTGTCATAGCCGAGGCACAAACCCAAGGACGTGGAAGACTAAAAAGATCCTGGGAGTCTGCTGCAAATTTGGGACTCTGGGCATCTTTTCTTTTCCGTCCTGACGAATTCCACTGGACCTTTGAATTCTATCATCGGCTTACACTCATTGCAGCTGTCGCGTTACAGAGATCTATTCAAAAATCTACGAACATTAGTACAAACATTAAGTGGCCAAATGATTTATTATGGAACGATTGTAAAGTTGCTGGCATTCTCACCGAAACATCTTATCAAGCTAACGCCTCCGCGTTTTTGGTTTTAGGGATAGGATGTAACATAAACCATACTAAAGAAGACTTCCCTTTAGAGCTAAGAGGCCAAGCTACTTCTTTGCGCTTAGCAAACGACAACAAGCCCATCCGTCGAGTCGAACTCCTCACTCAACTCATGAAAGAATTAGAAAACTGTTTTCTCCAACCTTGGCCTAAAACACTGGAAACATGGCGCAGTTACTGTAGGAGCATTGGTCAACGACTTACCATCAAACACCAAAACGAAGAACTCCATGGGCAAATGCTCGATATTAACGATGATGGCCACCTTATTCTTAGAACCGACAATGGCAAAATTGTTACCATCAACTCCGGTGATGTCACCACTCACACCTCAAGTTTATGA
- the lnt gene encoding apolipoprotein N-acyltransferase, with amino-acid sequence MKGLKQGLIFFNRLLVRLSFSITTNTGLIPYALAIFSGLSLTLAFPPFEQDWLAWVALLPLAFLSAYRKVGIKESFCLGAIMGVVHYLTSLFWLTEVTWVGWIFLASYLALYPMVWFCFWCRLLDPIPDNFTSVYNISRAWLGASAWVCLEWLRGWLFTGFPWNNIGVSQVKVVGLTQIAEVGGGLIISWLVVQAGLTICLTIRRLHLEATRKQRTRAHMEFTCSALLIGISLSYGMDKIFSEEEVKKQITVLAVQPDLPQDPWKAGVSLEESIAKLEVLTQVGLMQYQGEDEIDLIIWPETPVPHEIISHGAFHEMMVDLNARTSNRLLLGSNVSLGYDSFNAAVLFEGLDEDPEFYYKMHLVPFGEFLPGRDLIPFLRKFIPIPKDFSSGTDLNPMELEDKSISIIPLICFEDIFSYLVRKKANQGGDLLVTITNDGWFNRSAESKQHLWNAIYRAIEVRRPMVRVGNNGVTCLISSNGFIEEKLADPVSGSTHDAGYLYLTVEMPPPEQTLYMKFGDWVPMVSFIMCLWWFLRALLKGYQITKISKE; translated from the coding sequence TTGAAGGGTTTGAAGCAAGGCCTGATATTCTTTAACCGACTCTTAGTGCGCTTATCGTTTTCTATTACAACTAATACAGGCCTTATCCCTTATGCTTTAGCCATTTTTTCTGGCCTTAGCTTGACCTTGGCATTTCCTCCATTTGAACAGGATTGGCTGGCATGGGTAGCACTCTTGCCTTTGGCCTTTTTGTCTGCCTATCGGAAAGTAGGGATAAAGGAGTCGTTTTGCCTTGGTGCGATTATGGGGGTGGTACATTATCTTACGAGTCTGTTTTGGTTAACAGAAGTGACATGGGTTGGATGGATCTTTTTGGCTTCTTACCTTGCGCTTTACCCTATGGTTTGGTTCTGTTTTTGGTGTCGCTTGCTAGACCCCATACCGGATAATTTTACTTCGGTTTATAATATTTCAAGGGCTTGGTTGGGAGCTAGTGCATGGGTTTGCTTAGAATGGCTAAGAGGCTGGCTCTTTACTGGTTTCCCGTGGAATAACATTGGTGTCAGTCAAGTTAAGGTTGTCGGTTTAACGCAAATTGCAGAAGTTGGCGGTGGATTGATTATTTCATGGCTGGTGGTCCAAGCTGGCTTGACTATTTGCCTAACTATTCGAAGGCTACATTTAGAAGCCACTCGCAAACAAAGGACACGTGCTCATATGGAGTTTACTTGTTCCGCTTTGCTTATCGGAATCAGCTTATCTTATGGCATGGATAAAATCTTCTCAGAAGAAGAAGTTAAGAAACAGATCACAGTCTTAGCGGTTCAGCCGGATCTTCCCCAAGATCCTTGGAAGGCAGGGGTGAGTCTAGAAGAGTCTATCGCTAAACTAGAGGTATTGACTCAAGTAGGTCTTATGCAATACCAGGGGGAAGACGAGATAGATTTAATTATTTGGCCTGAAACACCTGTTCCACATGAAATTATTTCCCATGGAGCTTTTCACGAGATGATGGTGGATCTCAATGCCCGGACGTCAAACCGCCTGTTATTAGGCTCCAATGTTAGCCTGGGTTATGATTCTTTTAACGCGGCAGTTTTATTTGAAGGGTTAGATGAGGATCCAGAATTTTACTATAAAATGCACCTTGTGCCTTTCGGTGAGTTTTTGCCTGGCAGAGATCTTATCCCTTTTTTGCGGAAATTCATTCCTATTCCTAAGGATTTTTCCTCGGGGACGGATTTAAACCCGATGGAGCTAGAGGATAAATCTATCTCCATTATTCCTCTGATATGTTTTGAGGATATCTTTTCTTATCTTGTTCGAAAAAAAGCAAACCAAGGTGGAGATCTTCTGGTTACCATTACAAATGATGGCTGGTTTAATAGATCGGCTGAGTCGAAGCAGCATCTATGGAATGCTATTTATAGAGCTATAGAAGTAAGGCGTCCCATGGTCAGAGTAGGTAACAACGGTGTTACATGTCTTATCTCAAGTAATGGTTTTATAGAAGAAAAGCTTGCAGATCCTGTATCGGGTAGCACCCACGATGCAGGTTACTTATACTTGACTGTTGAGATGCCCCCACCTGAACAAACGCTCTATATGAAATTTGGAGATTGGGTTCCTATGGTAAGCTTTATCATGTGTCTATGGTGGTTTTTGAGAGCCCTGTTAAAGGGTTATCAAATCACAAAAATCTCTAAGGAATAG
- the larC gene encoding nickel pincer cofactor biosynthesis protein LarC, with protein sequence MKSLYLDCFSGISGDMFLGVLLDLGLSLEKLQQLIEALNLEENPKLLAKRETRCAVSGYKFDIQFPQGSNTNSHHHGRHFKDIKLIIEQAKMSESAKSKAFNIFKRIGLAEAKIHNKTIENIHFHEVGGIDSIIDILGAAWGVEELGIEKVFASTPNEGKGTIQCVHGIFPVPAPATLEILKGITFQQIDVPHELITPTGAAILTEFSSQYGTMPPLTIEAIGYGLGSRELKNRPNALRAVLGQSISDNEISRKTIEEDTIYQITTNIDHLSSETLGYLSDLIMKKGALDVALIPITMKKSRPAYQLQVLVDIGKECEIAQTIFLETGTLGLRIEKVERMKLYRESETTLLDGDTVRLKLAYLDGEIIRVAPEYDDCQKLAQKTGKTLATIQREVIRQWHSAKSIP encoded by the coding sequence GTGAAAAGCTTATACCTCGACTGTTTCTCTGGAATTAGTGGTGATATGTTTCTAGGTGTCTTGCTTGACCTAGGTCTATCACTTGAAAAACTCCAACAACTCATTGAAGCTCTTAATCTAGAGGAAAACCCTAAATTATTAGCCAAACGCGAGACACGCTGCGCTGTTTCAGGCTACAAATTTGATATCCAATTCCCACAAGGTTCGAATACAAACAGCCATCACCATGGGCGCCACTTCAAGGACATCAAGCTTATCATTGAACAAGCTAAAATGAGTGAATCTGCAAAAAGCAAAGCCTTCAATATTTTTAAGCGCATCGGCCTAGCTGAAGCTAAAATCCATAACAAAACGATTGAAAATATTCATTTTCATGAAGTAGGCGGCATTGATTCGATTATAGATATTCTCGGCGCTGCTTGGGGAGTCGAAGAACTCGGCATCGAAAAAGTATTTGCTTCTACTCCTAATGAAGGGAAAGGAACTATACAATGCGTTCACGGTATTTTCCCTGTCCCTGCCCCTGCTACACTTGAAATACTCAAAGGAATTACCTTCCAACAAATTGATGTGCCTCACGAACTAATTACCCCTACCGGAGCAGCTATCCTTACTGAATTCTCCAGTCAGTATGGAACAATGCCTCCATTAACCATAGAAGCTATTGGCTACGGACTGGGTTCGAGAGAACTAAAAAATCGTCCAAACGCTCTGCGTGCTGTTTTAGGTCAGTCAATCTCTGATAATGAAATTTCCCGCAAAACTATAGAAGAAGATACCATCTACCAGATCACAACAAATATTGATCACTTATCTAGCGAAACATTGGGCTACCTGAGCGATCTCATCATGAAAAAAGGTGCACTTGATGTCGCACTCATTCCTATCACCATGAAGAAGTCACGTCCTGCCTACCAACTTCAGGTTTTAGTGGATATTGGCAAAGAATGTGAAATTGCCCAAACCATCTTCTTAGAAACAGGCACCCTTGGATTACGTATTGAGAAAGTAGAACGCATGAAGCTTTATAGAGAATCTGAAACCACTTTACTCGATGGCGACACCGTTCGACTTAAACTAGCTTATTTAGATGGAGAAATCATTCGAGTCGCTCCAGAATATGACGATTGCCAAAAACTTGCCCAAAAGACCGGCAAGACTTTGGCAACCATCCAACGAGAAGTCATACGCCAATGGCATTCAGCAAAGTCTATTCCTTAG
- a CDS encoding NADH-quinone oxidoreductase subunit A — translation MIDEYLPVLIQLAFALAIAGGGLITSMLIGKAGAKQKEKGTAYECGKEAQGTSSPRFSVKFYLIAMIFILFDIEVIFMYPWALSFSEMVRDSLNILWAMIAFVLIIEVGHWYAYKKGVFDWNKP, via the coding sequence GTGATAGATGAGTATTTACCAGTATTAATCCAATTAGCTTTTGCATTAGCTATTGCTGGTGGAGGTCTCATTACTTCCATGCTTATTGGTAAAGCAGGCGCTAAGCAAAAAGAAAAAGGAACCGCCTATGAATGTGGCAAAGAAGCCCAAGGAACCTCATCTCCCCGCTTCTCTGTTAAATTCTACTTGATTGCCATGATTTTTATTCTTTTCGATATCGAAGTCATATTCATGTACCCCTGGGCTTTAAGCTTTTCTGAAATGGTTCGCGATAGTTTAAATATCCTGTGGGCCATGATCGCTTTTGTTCTCATTATAGAGGTAGGTCACTGGTATGCTTATAAAAAAGGTGTCTTTGACTGGAACAAGCCTTAA